The Chitinophaga sp. H8 genome contains a region encoding:
- a CDS encoding ATP cone domain-containing protein — protein sequence MGSEQPAINVTKSTGAVVPFSAEKVRKSLKKAGATSAITEEIIQELYKQIYPDMPTKKIYNIAFQLLKNTAHPAAARYKLKQAIFELGPSGFPFEQFIAALFQHANFTVATNQLINGHCVKHEVDVTAFKSNRLHMIECKYHQQAGTHCDVKVPLYIDARFKDIRKKWEASGDKKTEGYQPWLVTNTRFTTDALQYGQCTGLHLLSWDFPFGKGLKDIIDNAGLYPITCLTTLSRNEKYRLLEKGIVLCQTLAEQPEKLKIADVPLQRRAIAIQEVENLCRHIVKLEWA from the coding sequence ATGGGATCAGAACAGCCCGCTATTAATGTAACTAAGTCGACAGGAGCGGTAGTACCATTCTCAGCAGAGAAAGTTCGCAAATCTTTAAAAAAGGCCGGGGCTACTTCTGCCATCACAGAGGAAATCATACAGGAATTGTATAAGCAGATTTATCCCGATATGCCTACTAAAAAGATCTATAACATTGCCTTTCAATTACTAAAGAATACTGCCCATCCTGCTGCAGCCAGGTACAAACTGAAACAGGCCATATTTGAATTAGGACCTTCCGGGTTTCCTTTTGAGCAATTTATAGCTGCCCTTTTCCAGCATGCAAACTTTACAGTTGCTACCAACCAGCTGATAAATGGCCACTGTGTTAAACATGAAGTAGATGTAACAGCCTTTAAAAGTAACAGGCTTCATATGATTGAATGTAAATACCACCAGCAAGCCGGCACTCATTGCGATGTAAAAGTCCCCCTGTATATAGATGCACGATTTAAAGATATTAGAAAAAAATGGGAAGCTAGCGGTGATAAAAAGACGGAAGGGTACCAGCCATGGCTAGTTACCAATACCAGGTTTACAACAGACGCTTTGCAATATGGCCAATGTACGGGATTACATCTCCTGTCCTGGGACTTTCCATTTGGGAAAGGATTAAAGGATATTATTGATAATGCCGGCCTTTACCCCATTACTTGCCTTACCACACTTAGCCGAAACGAAAAATACAGGCTCCTGGAAAAAGGCATTGTGCTGTGCCAAACACTGGCAGAACAACCTGAAAAGCTTAAGATTGCCGACGTCCCCCTTCAAAGGAGAGCAATTGCTATACAGGAAGTTGAAAATTTATGCAGACATATTGTCAAACTGGAATGGGCTTAA
- a CDS encoding heme-binding domain-containing protein: MKVGKILLWLFLVILLGIQFIRPAQNKTSSVSHDDVTTGYHTPVAVQDIFKRACNDCHSNNTVYPWYANIQPVAWWLNKHIIDGKRHLNFNEFMRYPIARQYKKLKETADLVEKEEMPLTSYTIIHRTAKLSAQEKQLVSNWCDEIRAQISSQYPPDSLVAKKGK; this comes from the coding sequence ATGAAAGTTGGGAAAATACTACTTTGGTTATTCCTGGTGATCCTTTTGGGAATACAATTCATCCGTCCGGCGCAAAACAAAACATCTTCGGTCTCTCATGATGATGTAACAACAGGATACCACACACCCGTGGCAGTACAGGATATATTCAAGCGGGCCTGTAATGATTGTCACAGTAATAACACGGTATACCCCTGGTATGCCAATATCCAACCGGTAGCCTGGTGGCTAAACAAGCATATTATTGATGGCAAACGTCATTTAAACTTCAATGAATTTATGCGTTATCCCATAGCCCGCCAATACAAAAAATTAAAGGAAACCGCAGATCTGGTGGAAAAAGAAGAAATGCCTTTAACTTCCTATACTATTATTCATAGAACGGCTAAATTAAGTGCACAGGAAAAACAACTGGTCAGCAACTGGTGTGATGAAATACGCGCTCAGATTAGCAGTCAATATCCGCCCGACAGCCTGGTAGCAAAAAAAGGGAAGTAA